The genomic region AGCAATAGGCTGGCAATACCGCTTCCGAACAAGTAGATAGAGAATATTATGGGGGTTACACGCTCGTGCGGGCTCATCATGTTCCGTATTATTACTATTGCTATGACGAAAAGAGCGACTAGAGATGTTAAGAGAACAGCTAGTGATTCTAACCTCAAGACCTCGTATCTTGACCTATACATTAGAGCGCGAGAAGCCGCTATTTTGAACGCTACTGCGAGCCCGCCGAAAGACATGGCTTCAACAAGCCATACAAGACCCTCCATCAATACTACATCGGATTTTGTAATAGCATAGAGCATGAGGCCGATAATGGAGAAGACTAGAGAGGCCGCTGCAACCACATAGGTCGTCCTCACAGCCCTTGAGGCCACTAGTATCTTTCTTACCGCTATTCTCCTAACCATAGTCCTTTACACACCCGTGTAAGAAGCAATGCCACTAACTGTTGTTACCAGTCCAGCCTCGCGTTATATCTATTTGGATAGCCAGGACGAGGTACAAATGGGTCCAAAACAGTTCAAGTCAATAAGCTTAGAGCTACATAGGCATAACTATTGCTGTGCTCCTTGCCTCTCGCCTTCTTCTGCCGATCTATACCTTATCCTAACTTCTTCAATGCCTTGGTCTGTTATCATAAAGGGAACCCAGCCATAAGCGACCGGCGTACCCCTTGCCTTCTTTACCAATATTTCCTTAACAGGGTACCCGGCTTCTGTCGCTGCTGAGTGGTAACGAAGCACTATGAAGACATCAACCATGTACTCCATTGTCGCAGCTATGTCCGCGTACAGCTGTGTCGGTGTGTGCAGAGTCGCTGCGACGAGTATGTTTCGCTTCTTAGAAACCAATATCCTAACCATGTTGACGAAGTCGTATACCATGTTAGTTTCATGCCACTGGAAGAATGGGTTCAGACTATCGATAACCACTATGCCTTTTCCACTAATATTTGCCGAGTCTAGTACGCGGGTTATAGTTGACACTGCTGCATGAATGTCTAGGCTACGCAGTCTTTCAGCTACGTGGGTATTCGTTTCATAACCATACCTGCCTCCATAGCCGTCTACGAGCAATAACATCTTATTCTCTACGTAGTTTTCTACATCTACGCCCTTAGCTTCAAGCGAGCTGACAATGTCCTTAGGGTCATCGTCTAGAGCGATATATACAACGGGCTCATTTCTCTTAAGGGTGCTGGCAGCGAGCAAGTGGAGAATATATGATTTACCTGTTCCACCCTCACCGGCGAGAAGCATGAAGCTGCTACGCCATACGCCTTTGGGGAGTAGCTTGTCTAGAAGAGGGATTCCAAAACTAACCATGTCGGTATGAGGCATCCTAGGCTTACCGTTTAGCTACTATGGGTTCAGAGAGGTATATATTGTTACAACGTCCTAATACATATTGGTTTACAAGTCGCATCAATTCTACGGAGATGTCTTACTATGAGATGGGTCAAAGAACATGATCCTGCTTATACTGTGCTTAAAGTTTTCCTAGAGCCCGGGGAAGAGGTATATGCCGAACCAGGTGCCCTCATGCTTCTACGAGGAGATGTCGAAGTAAAGACTAGTAGTGGTGGACTTGCAAAAGCGCTTGCACGGAGATTGCTCGGGGGAGAAAGCTTTTTCATAAACACATACCGCGCTAAGAGCTCTGCCGAGATATGGTTTGTACCGCCACTTCCGGGCGATATAGAAGCTATAGATCTTAGAGGAGACGAGTGGATAATCCAGGATACGAGCTATCTGGCTCATAGCGGCGACATAGATATTGGTGCTAAGTTTACTGGGTTTAGGGGTCTCATCGCTGAAGGTGAGCTGTTCTGGCTTAATGCGAAGGGTTCTGGGACGCTTTGGGTATCGAGCTATGGCGCGATCGAGAAGGTTAATGTAGGTGAGGGGGAGAGACTTGTTATTGATAATTATCACTTCGTGGCCATGCCGGCATACACGAGGTATAATGTACGGAAGATAGGTGGGCTTAAGACGCTGTTCTTTGGCGGTGAGGGCCTGGTTATAGAGGTTGAAGGGCCTACGACCGTGTATGTTCAGACAAGAATACTGCCTCCTCTTGCTAGGCTCCTAAGCAAGTATATCTCGAGTAATCGCTGAGAACCTTGGCTGTTCCGAGTTATTCCGAAGGAGTATGGCGCCAAAGGCTCATCGGTGAGGGCTCAACAAGGCCTGGCTTGTTTTTCCCCTCCCGGAGCCTCTTCAGCGCCCTGCTTATGGGCTCTGCGTCGAATGCTATCGTTGTGTGCCAAGCAGCTAGCCCAACAAAGCTTCCAAAGCGTCTACGAAGCTCTGAGGCAACTGCGTGTTCTTCCACGCCATATGCCTCGCTCGCGAGGCGCCTAAGCCATCTATCGAGAGGAAGAACCGAGTAGTCTCTACACGCAAGGAGCCTCACCAAGGCTAAGGTATAGCCTCCTACGCCCCTAACGTCGCGGAGCTCGTCTACCTCGGCACAGTTCTTCTCATAGACCCTCTTCCGAATAGCCTCCATAACTGTGCGGGCTCGGTAACCGAAACCAGAGCCGCGGAGGACACTATAGCTGAGTTTCTCGGGGCGCGGAGTCTCGAGGAAAACACCTATGCCTGGAATAATTAGCCTTCTTGAAGCATTACGGTAAAGCCGGTAAAGCATACCCCAGCCTTGCTTAAAGCTTGCATTCTGCTGACAAACAGCGACAAGGAAAGCGCTCCATAGGCTTGTTTCTCGGAGCCTGAGGCCAGGAAACACATCTATTACTCCACCTACAAGGGGGTCACCGCGACCTAGTAGGATATAATCGGAGAGGTCTTCCCACGCGCCAATAAGTTCTTCAACAAAGCCTACTCTTTCTTCCCAGCAAGAGCTACTTGGTCCTGCATAGACCTTCATGGCTAGCCAGTTTTCGCGGAGGCGCTCCAGCACAGCCACTGCGCCAGGACATAGTTCGAGCTTTAACGAGAAGCCGTCATACACCCATCCGAAGCTATAGGTGCTGGCTGTCGCATCGAAGTCGAAATCACTGCTTGCCTCGAGATAGGCTTCGTAAACGGGGCCAACTAGCCTTATAGCTTCCAAGGCGGGTACGCCCACTCCCGCAAAGATGGTTAACGGAAATTAATTGTGAACAAACCCTAGCGTCGATAAAAGAGGGCTCCGCGTTTTTGCCCCAAGGCCGTCACTATATAGTGTTTCGCCATGAATAGTTCTGCGGAGTCTTATTTATAGCATCCCGTTCGATAAAGATGTTTATCCCAGAAGAGAAGGTATGGGATGCTGCGCCAATGGACGATAAGCTTCTGCTAGTGCTCATACTTGGACTACTACCTCTCTATGAGCCTAGATATGTTTACCCCGTGCTCTCGCGCAGCGTAGAGCCCGTAGTCGCGCTCATAGCGTCGGTGCTGGAAGCCATCTTCTTGTCAATTCTCTTGGCATATCTCTCCGAAGAGGCGTGGGTGCTTCTCGAGAAGCTTTCTACAAGGTACGGCTTTGCCTTAACCATTAAGAAGAGGGTTATTGAGGCCCGTCGCAAGGCTACTCGGCTTGTAGAAAAATATGGGGACATAGGCTTAGCTGTTTTTGTCGCTGTCCCGTTGCCGGTCACCGGTATATACACTGGGGCTGTTGTTGCATTTCTTCTCGGGATACCCAGGCCTAGGACTGCTATGGCGCTTGCAGCTGGAGGCGTGGCATCGGTACTTATTATTGCTATACTGACCGCGTTGGGGGCGACACTCATTGGGCAGAATTGAGCCCTTGAGAGTGGCCCGGGTTGTTGGTGAGGGTGCTAGGCTTGTTTCGCAGAAAGGAGCATTAATGGTTTACAGGAAATGGGTTAAGGCACCCGCAGACGTTAGACGCGCAGAGCTCGTAGTCATTGAGGATAGTAGAGGCGATGTTCTAGGATGCGGGTTCTACGACGACGTGGGCCCAGTCGCGCTTCGACTTATAGAACTAAATGGGTGCAGTTTCAGCGATGCACGCGAAGCGGTCTACGCGCTAATTGAGCGGAGCCTTGTCTTACGTAAGCGGCTTGGACTTGTGGGTGCTGAGTCTGCCTACCGCCTTGTACACAGTGATGGAGACTACTTGCCGGGTCTCATAGTTGATGTATACAGCGACTTAGCTGTAATACAGCTTAGCAGCATAGTCTGGGACGCATTGAGGAAAATTATTGTTGAGGCCCTCGTAGACATTGTTGATGTTAAACACGTCTACGAGAAGAGTGTACAGAGGACAAGACTCGATATAGGGCTTAAACCATATGAAAAACTATTGTACGGTAACCATACTTTCGCATATATACGTGAAGGCGAGGCAAGGTTCTACGTTGATGCACGGATAGGGCAAAAGACCGGCTTCTTTCTAGACCAGAGACTCAACCGTATTGAATTCGGCAAAATGGCTGGCGGCGTTGTTCTCGACCTGTTTAGCTATACCGGGGGCTTTGGGATACATGCACTACTAGGCGGGGCTGAGAAGGCCATCTTCGTAGAGGAGGACGAGAAGGCCATTAAGATACTAAGGAGGAACCTCGAACTCAACAAGGTCTCAAACAAGGCTATAGTAGTTAATGATAATGTTTGGAGAGTGCTGCGGCGATTACAAGAGAAAGACGAAGCCTTTGACTCAGTGTCGGTGGATCCTCCGGCGTTCATCCCGCACCCCGAAGCTTATGAACGAGGACTACAAGCATACAAGAAGCTATATTCGTTATCAGCTAGGCTAGTGAGCAGCGAAGGCATCATAGTGCTTAGTAGTTGTAGCGCTCATTTACCGAGGGATAGGTTTAGAGATGTTGTCTCTGCTGCATTCCAGACTGCTAAGAGGAACTATACGCCTATCGGGGACATTAGGAGTATGCCGCCTGACCATCCTGTGAGGCCCTCGGCCCCCCACCTCGCTTACCTTAAGGCCCTCTTCGCCATCGTTTACTAGGCGTTCTTTTTCTTTAGCTAACGGTGCCGACCACTTATGTAGTATCACGTGAGCTATATTGTAGTGGAGTATAAGAGGGTGCATGCCTCGTTGACGCTTAACCTACAAGAGATTGGTGAAGAAATTGGCATTGTTCTGAGCAACGCCACTGCATCACTTGCCCCCATAGCGCTTCGCCGCGACAAGGAGCTAGATGTCCGCGAAGAAGACCTAGTTATAATCCGGGATGAAGGCTTAGGCGATGGCTACTACATGCTTGGTGTGATAAGGTGGATAACACGCTATGAACCCTTCCTGCGTAGGAGCGTACACAACGTTTACATAGAGCATCCGGAAGCCCTGAGCTCCGAGGTAGTGATGCCCTTCTCTAACGCCTTCGTCGAAATCTACGGAGCCATATGTGACGGGGGGAAACCGTGCACTCGCCGGGGATTCGTTAGCAATGTTTATCCTCCTACACCGGGAAGCAAGGTCTACAAACTGGTAAAGGCCGATGATCTTTCTAGATACCTTACAGTTGCTGAGCCGATAAGCGTTGGTGTGCACAAGTATAGTGATTGGAGGCTGCCGCTTGACTCTGCTTGGCTTAACTACCATATTGGAGTATTCGGCGCGACGGGCACGGGAAAGAGTAGGCTAATACTGAGACTGATCACAGAGATAGTGCGCACCGGATACGGGCTAATCGTCTTTGATCACAATGGCGTTGATTATGCACCGTTCGCGGAGAAAATTGGAGCAGAAGTTATTGACGCCTCATCTATAAGGATTGAACCAAAGATCTTTGCATCAATAGTTGGTAGGCTTGTTGATGTACAGGGTACGCAGAGGGATGTAGTAGAGGTCGCCGCCCTGTGCTATGCTATGAAGACTTATCGTGACAAGGATGACCGGTACAACAAGTACGGCTTAGAGGAGTGTGGCCGTTTCATAGCGCAGAGTAGTACGTCTCATCACCTTTACTCAAAGAAGCAGGAAAAGCAGTCCATGACGCCGAAAGAGGAGTTCATACAAGTACTTGATAAGGCTATCAGACTACTCTACACCCGCGGAGCTGACGCGGCAGCCGTCAAGCTTAAGCTACTGACCCGCCTCAATATACCAGACTATGTCTTCGAGAAGCTCAGAGACAGGGTATTGGAGCCGGAAGACATAGTACTGAAGGCCTTAAAGGGTAAAGCCGTAGTAATTGATATGAGCACTGAGCAAGACATAGAGGTGAAAAGAGGCATTATTGCATCAGTTGCCTCGGCCGTCTGGAGCCACATAGCGGCAACGAGGAGCGAGGCAAGACTAGGCTTAGTTGTCGATGAGGCCCAGAACTATGCGTGCGAATACTGTGGCGAGGCGGGCAAAGCTCTCGAGACAATAGCTAGGGAGGGCAGAAAGTGGAAGTACTTCATAATAGTAGCGAGCCAGCGCGTAAGCAGAGATATACGGCCAGGCGTAAGGAGTAATCTCGGAACGGTGTTCTTCTCAAGGCTACAAGCAAGCGGTGATCTACAGGAACTATCGGGCTACCTCGACCTTGGCAGGGTCAGTGAAGCCAACCTCGCCATGCTCGCGAGGAGAGAATTCTACGTAGCAGGGCTGATGAACCCGTTGAGAAGACCAATGCTCCTGCTGGTAGACGATATTAGCTATATGAAAAACTCGTGAATAGCTAAAACTTTTTCTTCTCGTATAGATAGCGCTTTTCCGGATTCGTATGACTCATAACCACTACATGCTCGCCTCGCAGCCCTTCCTCTTTGAGCATCTCGACTAAGTGCTTAATGATTCTTCTACGCACAAGTTCAAGCATATATGATTCCAAGCGTACGTAGCTATCAACCAAGTCTATGGGATATGGTAGCCCTGTTGCAGGATTAGTGAGCGCCGACAGTATTGAAAGTACGCGCTCTAAGCCCAGGTTACCATAGTCGAGAATTTCCACTCTAACCGCTTGACCAGGTCCTTGGCGAGGCTTATAGAAGGCGACAATTACTTCTCCGTAGCTGGGCCTCTTCTCTAGGAGCTCTTTAACTCCTTCAACATATCCCTTAACGTTCTTTCCTTCCTTCTTGCGCTCCTCAGCTATTATCTCTGCATAGCGTGGAACAAGGTCGGAAAACTTTCCAAGGACAACGTAGCTCCCAGGCCGGAGAATCATACTCATAATTGCTTTATCGTTTAGCGGAAGCTTCTCACCATTATTAAACACGCGTAAGAGGCGCGAATAACTCCTCTTAACTACTCCTATAAGCGTGACTCCTTGCTCTCTTGCCCTCTCTAATACCCTCATTGTTGCCTCGTCCAGCCTGGTAAGCACCTTGCTTTTCACAATACTCCGCCAGGGCCTAAACAACAGCTTGTACGGGACAAGTTCGCCGTCAAATAGTATGATAACTGGCTTTAGTAGGCCCTTCTCTTTATTCTCTAGAACTTTTAATGTGATCTTTTTCTCTGCTATCTTCGCGTAGAGAGGTATACGGCTTCTCATATTCTCGTCATCGGCAAAGAGAATATCCACTATCGACTCTACGGGCTTATCTTCGCCGCCGGAGACGCCGCCAAAGCCGATGTAACCTGCGATAACCGCTGCTAAATGCCCGCCTACTAGGTCAACTCCTCCATCAATGGGAAAAGTCGAATCAACAGCCACACCAGGCAGAGGCCGTTCATAGCCTAGGATACCCCATTCAAGACTATCGAGGATGCTCATTATCTTGTCGAAATCGTCTCTAAACGACAATATGCGCCCAGCTATGCGCTCCGCAAGCCTCCTAGTCTTCTCCAGCATCTTTTGAACAGCTGGTGCAAACTCAACCATCTCAGTGTCTTCATCAAGTAATCCGAAGCGCTTAAGAACGTCCTCCTCGCTCTCCATGGCCTCTCTTCTCCGATCAATCGTGAATAGAAATGCTTCCCGGATACAAGTTAGGAGGCCGGTAGTACTTTGTATCACTTCCCTATATTCGTGCTAAAAAGAGGTAACTTCTCTATGAAAAAGGAGCTATTATCTATGCCTTAGCAGAAGTATTGAGAGCGATAATACTAGTAAAGGGATAACGAGAATGAGGATTAGTCTGCTGTTGATGTTGCTATAACCTTTACCAGTAGCAAAAACTACTACACTCTTACTTGTATTGCATTTATTGACGGAGATAGAGCTAGCTGACATTGAGGATGAAGTCACATGTACTGTGTTATTTAATGCTGATGATTTCTCGCTAAGGGAGGGTGTTGAGATGTTTTCTACTTTAACTGGAATAGCCACTTGCTTTACGTCAAGCCTTCCCCAAACATCAATAGACGAGCTGTACCCGACAACCACCTCTACGTGATGGAATTTAAAGTTAGTCTTGTTGAGAGCCTCTGCTAACTTCCTCCCCAGAGCAAGAACAGTGCTTTTATCAATGCTATCTTCCCTGACTAGCGAAGTATTTACAAATAAAATTAAATGCCCTGTAAACTTATCTATGGCGAACATGTATTCCTCTCTAATATACTCATTTTTACTATCCCCTATATGTACATGCTCTCTCACATATACAAGATTAGCTTCAGGAAATAGCTCTTGAAACACTTTATCTATCTCTGGCAACTTTTTGTTAATATAGACGATAATATCTCCTAGCTCGCGCCCACGATACTTCTTGATACCGCTATTACATGGATAGAGTACTACTTTGTAGCCAAGTTTTACTAGCTTTTTGATCGCATCTATAGCGCTTATGCTATTGTTATTGTGTGCCAAGTTAATGCCTATGAATAAAAGATGCTTAAAAGGGCAATAAATGAGTGAACACATACTCACATTATTATCCTCAAGCTGGCTATAGATTTCATCTAGTACTCTGTCTAGAGTATCGTTTTGCCATACATCTTGGTAACAATTTTCTTTGAGAAGAATGTTTGCCCAAGCAGGGTTACCAATCTTGCTTCTAGATACGAGAATTATAAGGGTATATCCATAATGCCGTAATTTGATTATCTCTGGACTTGTTGTGTTGAGAAAATCGTACAGTGCGCTTATGCTATCATTATATATGTATATGTTGTTATTTAGGCTATAATTATATGAGGCTATAGCTGTGAATGATGTGAAGGCAGCGGCTATGAATAGGAGGCCTAAGAATAATACTATTCCAGAAATGTCAGCCTGCACGGCGCTTCACTTACTTGCATGCTCCCACGTATTCTGTATAGCGTCATAGCTCTTGATAATTTTTAAGCTTGGATTTCTGGGTAGTGTTGACTAGGGGTGCGTTGGCAAATGGCTGGCGTGCGGGACCCGGAGATAATGAAGATAGTGTATAATAGGGTTCTCAATAAGCTCGTTTGCAGAAAGTGCGGTGCGCTAAATCCTCCGGGCGCTAAGAAGTGTAGGCGCTGCAAGAGCAAGAACCTTCGCCCGAAGAAGGCATTCATAGGCATGAAGAGAGGCTAGCCTCCTATTCTCAATTTCTATAAGGTAGTAGTGCTACTGCTCGGTCTTGCCGGTTTTTGGCTACTTTTGTTCCTCTTCTGTGCGCTCAAGTATTCTTCTCGCACCGTCTAGGACGTAGAGCACGAGTTCTCTGAGCTGCAGCGCATTATCTACGCAGTTTGCTGGCACGTCGTAGACGACGGTTATGAAGCCGTCATAGTCTAGTGCATACTTGTAGGTTGTGCTCGTAAAGTTCTCTCGGAGAAGCTGGCCAAGGGCCTTCTCGTAGGGCTCTACGTCTAGGGGTACGGCGATTCTCACGGTTCTCGTGTCGTGGTCAAAGGAGAATACTAATCCTAGTCGGCCGAATCGCTTGTCCTCGTACTCTGCTACTAGGCTTCCCTCAACACGCCTATAGGTTAAGCCTAGTGCTCGTATCATCGACTCTAGGTCAGATAGGCTGCTCACCACTGCCTCCGACACCCCGTATATGTCGTTATACGAGTACTTGGGGCTCTAATCCTCTACTTCGTAGGAGCTCTTCAACAATTTTTATCACTTCGCTTAGTGCCTTCTCGAGCGAGGCCCTGGTAGTCATCGCAGCTGCTTGTGCGTGTCCCCCGCCTCCGCCGCCGAGCCGCTTTGCAAGCTGCTCCATGATGTCGCGGCCGAGGTGTATACCGTACTTCTCCTCAACGTCTCTGCGAGAGCGTGCAACTATCCTGGTCTCGGCCCCGTGCTCCGAGACAACGAGGGCTATGTCGGCTCCTAGGTCTAGTAGTGCTCTAGCAACACTTGACTCGTATGCGCCAACATGGGTGACTACGACTATTAGCTCGCCTGCCCGGATAGCGTGCATGCGCTTAGCGGCCTTGATGCGGGCTATTCGCTGCGAGATGTCGGGGGGAGGAGACTGGAGAGATCTTAGTACTCGTTCAAGGCTTGCACCCTCTTCCAGTATTCTTGCAGCAACTCTAAGCACTCTCGGAGTTGATAGTATGAAGTGCCTGGTATCGTATACTATGCCTGCGAGCAGCGCCTCTAGCTCGGCTGTTTCAAGGCTTTCCTCCATACAATCGCGGACAAGAAGGTAGACTATCTCAGACGTTGCACGCGCATTTGGATCATAAAACGCTATGTCTGCTTCTTCAGCGAGCTTGCTGGCCGAGTGATGGTCTATAACTATCTTTATGACCTGCCTAGCGAAGTCTGCTAAGCCTCCAAGCTGCTCGTAAGAGGCAGTGTCAAGTATAACTACGGCGGCCGATTCCTTGGGCGCTTCGTCCTCTATCTCGCTCGGCTCAACACCGATAACTTCCTTAATAACTCTCTTAGATACTTGGCTCACGCCTTCAGGGAATAATAGGCGGGCATCAATACCCCGTCTTCTAAGAACATTGCGTATGACATAGGCTGAGCCAACTGCATCGGGGTCGGCATTCCTATGCGCTGTGACTACGACAGGTGTACCAATATCACTGAGTATGCTGAGAAACGCCTTCAGATCCTCCTCTAGCTCCTCGCATTCTAAGCCTTTCTTCAAGCCACTTCACCGCTCCATCTATAGCCTCCGCTATTACCTCGTCGTAAGAAAACGGTGCAACAACGCGCCCCGTTGCCTTCACGTCAACAACTATGTCAAGCTCACGTCCTCCCCTCCTAAGCTCCCCAGATATTATTATTTCTAGTTCATCGAGTCGCCTACGAAGCTTATCCTCAAGCACACTCCTAATTCTTTTCTCGAGCTCTACGAGTATCTCTTCAAGCTCGTCCTCATTGATAGGATTCTCCTCTAAACCAACACTAATGGTCTTCGGCATTGCTTAGCCCATGCCTCCTACGAGATCCGGGCATCATACTGCGCCGCGAAAATAATGATTGGGCCGATTACGTAGGTTATCACTATACTTTGCGAAGCCAGCGCACGGCACATTTTACACAAGCAAGCCCTTTGGACTAATACACTTAGCGTAAAAAGGGGAGCCTGCGCGATAAGAAATCCTTAGCCAATCCCCTAGCTTCCTGCGCCCTGCTTACCCAGCGTTGTTTTTGCCTGGAATTCCTTTATCTCCTTTGCAATCTGGTCAAGCTGTTTCTTTACTTCCTCCTCCTGCTTCTTGAGCTTCTGGAGCCTTATCTCAAGTATCTCAAGCCTATCCTTTAGCTCTTGTACCAGCTTTGACTTATCAACGCGGACAAGTATGCCTGCCTGCATCCTGTAAACCGGTGCATCGTCGCCGGCCTCTTCAAGGAGCTTCAGTACGCGCTGAACCTCAGCTATTTCGGCCTCAACAGCTGAGCGCTCTTGAACGAGCCTAGTGTATTGGGCTTGCAGGCTCTGGAAGCGTGTAAGCTTATTCTCTATTTCTGGGGGGAGTCTTTGAGCCATGACTGTCGCCACCTACTGCTCTAACCGCTTCAAGGGTT from Pyrofollis japonicus harbors:
- a CDS encoding class I SAM-dependent rRNA methyltransferase, producing the protein MGRIEPLRVARVVGEGARLVSQKGALMVYRKWVKAPADVRRAELVVIEDSRGDVLGCGFYDDVGPVALRLIELNGCSFSDAREAVYALIERSLVLRKRLGLVGAESAYRLVHSDGDYLPGLIVDVYSDLAVIQLSSIVWDALRKIIVEALVDIVDVKHVYEKSVQRTRLDIGLKPYEKLLYGNHTFAYIREGEARFYVDARIGQKTGFFLDQRLNRIEFGKMAGGVVLDLFSYTGGFGIHALLGGAEKAIFVEEDEKAIKILRRNLELNKVSNKAIVVNDNVWRVLRRLQEKDEAFDSVSVDPPAFIPHPEAYERGLQAYKKLYSLSARLVSSEGIIVLSSCSAHLPRDRFRDVVSAAFQTAKRNYTPIGDIRSMPPDHPVRPSAPHLAYLKALFAIVY
- a CDS encoding TIGR00266 family protein produces the protein MRWVKEHDPAYTVLKVFLEPGEEVYAEPGALMLLRGDVEVKTSSGGLAKALARRLLGGESFFINTYRAKSSAEIWFVPPLPGDIEAIDLRGDEWIIQDTSYLAHSGDIDIGAKFTGFRGLIAEGELFWLNAKGSGTLWVSSYGAIEKVNVGEGERLVIDNYHFVAMPAYTRYNVRKIGGLKTLFFGGEGLVIEVEGPTTVYVQTRILPPLARLLSKYISSNR
- a CDS encoding ATP-binding protein; its protein translation is MTLNLQEIGEEIGIVLSNATASLAPIALRRDKELDVREEDLVIIRDEGLGDGYYMLGVIRWITRYEPFLRRSVHNVYIEHPEALSSEVVMPFSNAFVEIYGAICDGGKPCTRRGFVSNVYPPTPGSKVYKLVKADDLSRYLTVAEPISVGVHKYSDWRLPLDSAWLNYHIGVFGATGTGKSRLILRLITEIVRTGYGLIVFDHNGVDYAPFAEKIGAEVIDASSIRIEPKIFASIVGRLVDVQGTQRDVVEVAALCYAMKTYRDKDDRYNKYGLEECGRFIAQSSTSHHLYSKKQEKQSMTPKEEFIQVLDKAIRLLYTRGADAAAVKLKLLTRLNIPDYVFEKLRDRVLEPEDIVLKALKGKAVVIDMSTEQDIEVKRGIIASVASAVWSHIAATRSEARLGLVVDEAQNYACEYCGEAGKALETIAREGRKWKYFIIVASQRVSRDIRPGVRSNLGTVFFSRLQASGDLQELSGYLDLGRVSEANLAMLARREFYVAGLMNPLRRPMLLLVDDISYMKNS
- a CDS encoding small multi-drug export protein, with the translated sequence MDDKLLLVLILGLLPLYEPRYVYPVLSRSVEPVVALIASVLEAIFLSILLAYLSEEAWVLLEKLSTRYGFALTIKKRVIEARRKATRLVEKYGDIGLAVFVAVPLPVTGIYTGAVVAFLLGIPRPRTAMALAAGGVASVLIIAILTALGATLIGQN
- a CDS encoding prefoldin subunit beta, whose translation is MAQRLPPEIENKLTRFQSLQAQYTRLVQERSAVEAEIAEVQRVLKLLEEAGDDAPVYRMQAGILVRVDKSKLVQELKDRLEILEIRLQKLKKQEEEVKKQLDQIAKEIKEFQAKTTLGKQGAGS
- a CDS encoding 50S ribosomal protein L40e, translated to MAGVRDPEIMKIVYNRVLNKLVCRKCGALNPPGAKKCRRCKSKNLRPKKAFIGMKRG
- a CDS encoding DNA glycosylase family protein: MEAIRLVGPVYEAYLEASSDFDFDATASTYSFGWVYDGFSLKLELCPGAVAVLERLRENWLAMKVYAGPSSSCWEERVGFVEELIGAWEDLSDYILLGRGDPLVGGVIDVFPGLRLRETSLWSAFLVAVCQQNASFKQGWGMLYRLYRNASRRLIIPGIGVFLETPRPEKLSYSVLRGSGFGYRARTVMEAIRKRVYEKNCAEVDELRDVRGVGGYTLALVRLLACRDYSVLPLDRWLRRLASEAYGVEEHAVASELRRRFGSFVGLAAWHTTIAFDAEPISRALKRLREGKNKPGLVEPSPMSLWRHTPSE
- a CDS encoding DHH family phosphoesterase; the encoded protein is MKKGLECEELEEDLKAFLSILSDIGTPVVVTAHRNADPDAVGSAYVIRNVLRRRGIDARLLFPEGVSQVSKRVIKEVIGVEPSEIEDEAPKESAAVVILDTASYEQLGGLADFARQVIKIVIDHHSASKLAEEADIAFYDPNARATSEIVYLLVRDCMEESLETAELEALLAGIVYDTRHFILSTPRVLRVAARILEEGASLERVLRSLQSPPPDISQRIARIKAAKRMHAIRAGELIVVVTHVGAYESSVARALLDLGADIALVVSEHGAETRIVARSRRDVEEKYGIHLGRDIMEQLAKRLGGGGGGHAQAAAMTTRASLEKALSEVIKIVEELLRSRGLEPQVLV
- a CDS encoding RAD55 family ATPase, whose translation is MPHTDMVSFGIPLLDKLLPKGVWRSSFMLLAGEGGTGKSYILHLLAASTLKRNEPVVYIALDDDPKDIVSSLEAKGVDVENYVENKMLLLVDGYGGRYGYETNTHVAERLRSLDIHAAVSTITRVLDSANISGKGIVVIDSLNPFFQWHETNMVYDFVNMVRILVSKKRNILVAATLHTPTQLYADIAATMEYMVDVFIVLRYHSAATEAGYPVKEILVKKARGTPVAYGWVPFMITDQGIEEVRIRYRSAEEGERQGAQQ
- a CDS encoding DNA double-strand break repair nuclease NurA, which encodes MESEEDVLKRFGLLDEDTEMVEFAPAVQKMLEKTRRLAERIAGRILSFRDDFDKIMSILDSLEWGILGYERPLPGVAVDSTFPIDGGVDLVGGHLAAVIAGYIGFGGVSGGEDKPVESIVDILFADDENMRSRIPLYAKIAEKKITLKVLENKEKGLLKPVIILFDGELVPYKLLFRPWRSIVKSKVLTRLDEATMRVLERAREQGVTLIGVVKRSYSRLLRVFNNGEKLPLNDKAIMSMILRPGSYVVLGKFSDLVPRYAEIIAEERKKEGKNVKGYVEGVKELLEKRPSYGEVIVAFYKPRQGPGQAVRVEILDYGNLGLERVLSILSALTNPATGLPYPIDLVDSYVRLESYMLELVRRRIIKHLVEMLKEEGLRGEHVVVMSHTNPEKRYLYEKKKF